A stretch of the Desulfurellaceae bacterium genome encodes the following:
- a CDS encoding type II toxin-antitoxin system HicA family toxin, giving the protein MGRLSGFTYRDVARRLRHFGYTFDRPGPGSHEVWRHARTGRKVTLPRHSRDMAEGTLRAILREARIGVDDFLADR; this is encoded by the coding sequence ATGGGACGGCTCTCCGGGTTCACATATCGAGACGTTGCTCGGCGCCTCCGACATTTCGGCTATACGTTCGACCGTCCGGGGCCGGGCAGCCATGAAGTGTGGCGTCATGCGCGGACCGGTCGGAAAGTGACCCTCCCTCGTCACTCCAGAGATATGGCGGAAGGAACGCTTCGCGCCATTCTTCGAGAGGCCAGAATCGGCGTTGATGACTTTCTCGCGGACCGTTAG
- a CDS encoding LLM class flavin-dependent oxidoreductase has protein sequence MKFGYFTLTDNPPAYGADRRNSNQFLREVLRECQVAEELGYESAWVPEHHFGLFGCLPAPAVFLSHLAAQTSRIKLAPATVLLPCHHPLRVAEDFALLDLLSQGRTVFSAGRGYDKREYDALAIPFEESRDRFAEGLDLLRIAWTQEEFTYHGRFYDLPEPVTCLPRPVQHPHPPIYVACFSRPTVEMAADKGFHTLFAPFAAAMMFGSVGEAVQTYKGLAAEAGHSEARAKCSYFVNVVDSPAEALQTKARLLRYLKSVLPAFPADRDSAPPHIAYFADIVERLQSMQPEQVGERSIVTGDPEACIATLKKCEAAGIEEVILYFNFGHFSHQDTLRSMERFARDVMPHFS, from the coding sequence ATGAAATTCGGCTATTTCACCCTGACCGATAATCCGCCCGCCTATGGCGCCGACCGGCGCAATTCCAACCAGTTCCTGCGCGAGGTGCTGCGCGAGTGCCAAGTTGCCGAAGAACTCGGCTATGAGTCGGCCTGGGTCCCGGAACACCATTTTGGCCTGTTTGGCTGCCTGCCCGCCCCGGCCGTCTTTTTGTCGCATCTGGCGGCCCAGACCAGCCGCATCAAACTGGCCCCGGCGACCGTGCTGCTGCCCTGCCACCATCCCCTGCGGGTGGCCGAAGACTTTGCCCTGCTGGACCTGCTGAGCCAGGGCCGGACCGTGTTTTCAGCCGGCCGGGGGTATGACAAGCGCGAGTACGACGCCCTGGCCATCCCGTTCGAGGAAAGCCGCGACCGCTTTGCCGAGGGCCTGGATCTGCTCCGTATCGCCTGGACCCAGGAAGAATTTACCTACCACGGACGGTTTTATGACCTGCCGGAGCCGGTGACCTGCCTGCCGCGGCCCGTCCAGCACCCCCATCCGCCCATCTATGTGGCGTGTTTCAGCCGCCCGACCGTCGAGATGGCGGCCGACAAGGGCTTCCATACGCTGTTCGCCCCCTTTGCCGCAGCCATGATGTTCGGCAGCGTTGGCGAAGCCGTCCAGACCTACAAAGGGCTGGCCGCCGAGGCCGGCCACAGCGAGGCGCGGGCCAAGTGCTCCTATTTTGTCAATGTGGTCGATAGCCCGGCCGAGGCGCTCCAGACCAAGGCGCGCCTGCTGCGCTATCTCAAATCGGTGCTGCCGGCCTTTCCCGCCGACCGCGACAGCGCGCCGCCGCATATTGCCTATTTTGCCGATATTGTCGAACGCTTGCAGAGTATGCAGCCCGAGCAGGTCGGGGAACGCAGCATTGTTACCGGCGATCCCGAGGCGTGTATTGCGACCCTCAAGAAGTGCGAAGCGGCCGGGATTGAAGAGGTCATTCTGTACTTCAACTTCGGCCACTTCAGCCATCAGGATACGCTCCGCTCAATGGAGCGCTTCGCCCGGGACGTGATGCCCCATTTCAGCTGA
- a CDS encoding type II toxin-antitoxin system HicB family antitoxin, with translation MNEAAVRLHIELLDEGGFLATSPDVPGLVAEGRSVTEAVEIAQGLARKIAESCIEHGDPLPRALAALPDSKVEIDLLVPVSVP, from the coding sequence ATGAATGAAGCCGCGGTCCGACTCCATATCGAACTATTGGACGAAGGCGGCTTTCTCGCCACGAGCCCCGATGTTCCAGGCCTGGTTGCGGAAGGACGCAGCGTCACTGAGGCCGTCGAGATTGCACAGGGCCTCGCGCGCAAGATTGCAGAGTCGTGCATTGAGCACGGTGACCCGCTTCCTCGCGCGTTGGCGGCTCTCCCGGATAGCAAGGTCGAAATTGATCTGCTGGTACCCGTCAGCGTGCCGTAA